GAGCAGGAGTTGGTTTGGGGCTTCTTGGGGGCGGCCTAAGAACCCCCATTCGTTAGAAAGATTGaagtatttacataatattctttGTAAGAATACTACAGTCTCTGAGAGCAATCGGGGGACTTTAGTGGAGTCCTTGAGGTGTATAGCGGAAATATTGATATGGGGAGACCAGAACGACAGCTCAGTCTTCGAGTAAGTATAAAAAATGTCAATAAAGAGTATTTCAAGTCTCATGTCCTTGGCTTAGATTGCATACTAATTACTTGGGTAATAAATTCTATGATAAGGGCCTAAATAATGAAATGGTAACCTGTAGATACCAATTGCTTTTCTGGCCTAATTTCAAAGTATAAGATTGTTTAATAGGCCAAAGTTCATAACTATCAGCTGACAAATGCATGAGGTACTTTAAAAACTATTTGTGGTCTGTGATTGATAATAAGTACTCTATGTCATTCTTCAATCATGCTctaaacaaaacaaattaacaGACTGTTTCTATTGTAAGAATAGCGTTAATATTGATGcattaaaatatcaattaagcaTAGGAAACTCTTTATCTTACAGCTTCTTCTTAGAGAAAAATATGCTATCATACTTCTTGAAGATAATGAGGCAGAAGTGCGGTGGGTCGTCCTACGTCTGTGTACAACTGCTCCAAACTTTGAACATCCTGTTTGAGAACATTAGAAACGAAACTTCATTGTGTAAGTAAATAATCCTACCAGTATTTTTCATTTTGTATTTGGATGATTTCAATTTTACCCTACTGCACAATGTCAGTATAAaaaagggactattcccacctcttgttcccaacGCTGCAACTcgtgtgtaaccaggatctacaatGCCAGTATAATCTACTGatgattagtttttttttaaattaaatttaacacTAACAGGATAGCTACTAAATTAttagattaaaattaaatatagtaAAAGACTGATTATACTCAGTAGAATTAAATACATGACCAGAAAGAAAAAATTGAGTTCTCCAATGCTAATGAGATTAACTTTTGTAGTAATTAACCAGATAACACCAGTTTAAACCAATAACTGTTtctaaaacaaacaaattaggcatatttaatattgattttgtCTAATTATTATTGCATTGCCTAATTAAATATCAATATTGACCTGAACTAGAAAACTGGCTTGTTAGTTAAGTGTCTTCTTCTTACCAATTGGTTGGATTGTACATTTTATCAATATTGGGCATTAATTGGCCCCTTTTAGATAATTAGTTAATAATTCATTACtaaagtatgtaggtacatgAACCACAACATTTGTTGTAATAAGGTAAATTGACTAATTGAGTAACTTTTCCCCAGGGCACCTAAAAATAGGTAATTTTTGTAAACGCACATATCTACATCACTAGCGATTATCCCATGGTTTTTCCATGGTTGCTGGCATTTTCGATGTCAAAaaaattattgaataatttattcacaaattaaaaagtgACAAATAATTCTTAAGTCCAGATTCTAGTATAATGTTCATTAGTTCATTAGTCCaatgctagacaaaggcctcccctagtATAATtacagtcgtggtcaactaattagggacagatagaatactaagcaatactaagtgttcatatcctattattgtgagcttcattcaatattactggctgttactttgtaaacatattgactatcaagtactctatttaacagaatacaataacaacaaaaaaacttactaacttaataaaaaatcttaatcaaATCACATGAATCGGTAATTATGGTACGGACGGTCTGGCCACCTAATTAGGGACGCTTAAGTTTTtccttctaaattaaaaaaaataaaaagtaataactattattctgttcatttgtaatttcggcgtcaatttgaaaagcgatattcttatcttgcgagttaaaaactcatcaaattattaaaggtaatggGCTGAAAGAAAAGCAACAATGCACTAAGTTATAATCAATCTTTATCAGTGTGGATGGCCATACCGGTAAATTGCAGTTCATCTGAAATGTTCCAAAAACATGAATCTACGATGCAGtggcttatttcaaaatcatgaaACCACAGAAAGTATGCCTAGAAGGAAGAGGCCAATAAAAACAACTCCACAACTTGATCGCAGAATGGTCACTCTCGCAAAGAGAGACCCCTTTAAGGGTTTCGTTCTGATCAAGAGCGAGATTTTTGGACCAGAACCGACTGCTGGAGTATCTGCGAGGACCGTCAGAAGGCGACTGGTGGAGGCAAAGCTTGTAGGAAGAGTTCCTCGAAAAGTTCCACTACTGAAGATGGAACACAAAGATGCAAGATTGGCGTTTGCAAGAAAGTATGGACACTAGGCTTTTGCTCAATGGAGAGATCAAGATAAATCTTATTTTATCCGATGACAGACAATACGTGTAAAAGAAGTGTCCAAAGTAAACGAAGAAGCAGGTGAAACATACAGGCGGCAATATAAAAATCTGGGGCTGTTTTTCTGGACTTAGAGTTTAACCTATAAAAAGACCTGAAGTTAAACTTGAGCAAttccaatacaaataaatattggagAAAACGATGCTATCGTATGCTGAAGAAGTCTTACCAGTCTCATGAACATTTCAACACGTTAACGACCCAAACCATACCGCGTACTCTGTTTAATCGTTCCTAGCGCAACAGTCAGTGACGGTACTAGATTGGCCCGAAAACAACTCAGACTTAAGGGGCTATAGAGCTTATGGTATGAAACGAAAGAAAAAGTTGCAGCTCAACGTACTGGcactaaaaatcagcttttcgTGGCATTTAATGGTGTTTGGAATAATATTTCTCTAGAAACCTGTAATGATTTGATTGCATCCATGCCGTGCCGATGTCAAATGGTTATAACCAACAAAACCAACCatattggttataaaaatacgtttgatgattttgttttgtattctatatttattaatgaaaactttttatgtaataaacacttaaataatttccaatttatttacatttacagtgaaagtgttacgtgtccctaattagttgtccatccctaggtcaataaatgtgtaggtggcaatgatttatttattttaaaaatattgatcggaactagctagtttcttttctggcctttaaatatttagaatactAGCCAAATTACTTGTTATTAATAGGCACAAGCTACAAAGCCtcgtgaagattttttttttggactGCAGAGACGGTCTTGTGTTTTAGTCATATaacgtccctaattagttgaccacgactgtatatattattatgttatttcaGATTATCTTCTCAGCAACAACCATGTCAATTCCATAATAGTTCACAAGTTCGACTTCTCCGACGAGGAAGTGATGGCGTATTACATTTCGTTCCTGAAAACACTCAGCTTGAAACTGAACAATCATACTATTCACTTTTTCTACAATGAGGTATGAAActttatttcttaaatatttaattgttataatgtgtgttataaaaactattttgtcAGTCATTTCCATTCGAAAGAAAGTATCAGTTAAAGTAATTTTTACTTTGATTGCacctaattttaattgaaagtaaataaattgagttTTGCTGAAAAAATCCCCTGTTTTATGGTTTATCCAACAAGATAAAACTATGAATATTATTACAATGAAAGTATTGATAAATGATGATAACAAACATGAGGTGACAATATTTATCTCAATGTAAAGaatgattaatttattaatcataAAATCCGTTCTGGAAGTAGTAAAAATTAGCTGTAAACAATCTACATGATAGAATATGACAAAAATGTGATCATCAGACATAAAAATGTTTAGAATTTAAGTTAAATCTACTGtcaattaggctgagttgcaccacctaactttgacaatAACTAGTAACCTCTGGTGTttttttatgaactttggcggatttttgacatttgttaaggttaagatggtgcaactcagaatGTTCAGTTTTAGATACCATTAAACAAATGCAATATTTAAGTGTTCCAAAGTTCACTTCGGTCTGAGTATATGACGACATTTCTGTTGCAGCACACGAAAGATTTCCCCCTTTACACAGAAGCGATTAAGTTCTTCAACCACAACGAGTCAATGGTGCGCATAGCGGTGCGCACACTTACGCTCAACGTATACCGAGTGCAAGACGCGAGCATGCTACGGTTCATTAGGGACAGGTaacaaatatttacttttaatgtACCTCTTAGACTTAAATTTTCTAAGTGTAATAAATACCTTaccttacttttaaaataactgTATTTTTACTGTACCTCTTGGAGTTTACTTTTACCTTTCATTCTGACTTTTAATATAACTCATTACTTTTGCTTTACCTCTTTAATTTTCTTGCTTTCCCTTACTATGACCTAATGTTGGTTGCTTTGCCCCAGAATTTTACTTCTAAGTTATTAGAGATCACCAGTGTTCACAAATCGTCTCTAAAATtatctttaaacatttttattgcagaACCGCAGCCCCATACTTCAGTAATTTAGTCTGGTTTATCGGAAAACATATTTTGGAGCTAGACGCGTGTGTCAGAAATGATGCTGAGTAAGTATTTTAGAATATAATATAGAGTTACTTTTGCCTTTTTTTACCAGATGAAATAATTTAGTTAAGGTTAAGCATAAGATGATGTAAGTTACTATGATTTTTGGAATATTTACACTATGAAAGTTTTCGTATGTGCAGAATAATTTATGCTGCTATCATAATATGAACTATTTTACATTTGCGCGTTTTACAAAAACGCGTGACGTTAGGTCTAGTATTTTTCTTCCATTAGCACATTATTTTAGATTGCTGAATATTCACGCGCTTTTGAATTGCAAGAGAATTAAGCATCACTTTAGATTTGTAGTAGGAAGTTTGTAATTAAGCTGTGTGTTGCTGTGAATTTGGTATGTTGTTCAACAATGTGTAACCAAGACACAGTTTAGCCCGAAGAagatcatatttttttagtatttaagTCTATCggtaaaaatcggtggtctgctaggcgcagaccaccgatttttagttggccaatagttgggtcgggctggaTCAGTACGGAGACGTATGaaatgcgcacattacaccaatttggtgtcagccgattcttcatacaaattcaaattgaacccagctatcggccaactaaaagtctttggtctgcgcctaggctatgGGTTAGATTCTGTAAAAAAGGTGACATTATCATAATATACCTTACACCTTTATTTCTAGCCACCAATCCCAACAGAAACTGGATGACCTCGTCGCCGAGCATCTAGACCACTTGCATTACATCAACGACATCCTCTGTCTAAACATACCTGACTTAAACGACGTCTTAACAGAGCATTTATTGCACAAACTGCTTGTGCCTTTGTACATTTACTCACTGACGTCAGATCCGTCCAGACGTCCAAACACGTCACCATACAACCGAGATCACATACAAAGCATAGAAGCGATCACGAGAAATTTAGAAGCGATACTGAAAGGGAAAAACGCAGAAGTATCTCCCACAAGAATGACCTTCCCAAGACACAGGAATGAGTCTGAAGATGAGGTCAAACCTTCTGTATCCTGCGTGGTTTCTCTCTTCCTTCTATCGCAAGTGTTTCTTATCATAACGCACGGTCCCATCGTTCATGCTTTAGCTTGGATTATTCTCCAATCAGATATGTCTGTTTTCGAAGACGGTGCTACGAAAATCTTAGAAATGTACATAAGTAATGCCAAATCCAACGTCAAATTGGAGTTTTCGAAGCCACAGTTAAGCTTGGAAAAAGCTTTAGAAAGCACATCTGGTCATGAAAGAGATTACACGACGCCTGAGTATGGAGGTCCTAAAGTTTTTGGATCAGAAGACACTGACCAGTCCAGCTGTGATTTAGACCCTGAGCTTGTTTCAACCTCGCTGCCGTCCACTTCCCATATTAGCGAGACTTCGAGCATAGCTCACGACTCCACAGAAGATCTGGTCACCCAAGTACATTCACTCAAGTCTGATATCACTGTGAAGCAAAACATGCCAGACTCTCCTTTACCTGACTCTGGGATTGAATCGAGCTCGTCAAAAACTGAGTTCAATAATATTACTGACGAAGAAAAGCAGAAACTTCTTGCTGTCTCTCATGCAGCGAATGAAAAGTTGTCTTTGGAGAATTTATTGGAAAACCAAAGTAAAGAGGTGGAAAAGAGACCGTTCCTTAAAACTATCCTGGACTCTTTGGACTGCAGCGAGAATGACTATAAGGCATTGTTCGCGTTGTGTTTGTTGTTTGCTCTCATAAACAATAAGGGTATGTATATTTAAGATTATTCTGAACTAGTATAGTGTAAATAAATGTAGATACATTTGAAACACTTCAGATTTCTTTGAATGCACGGTATAAGTTGGTATGCATAAGGAACAAAGATGCAATACAATTGGAAATTCAGTTTATTCTATGCTTAAATCTGACTAGACGATCATAGATCACACTCTAGCTATCTGATTGactttttactaataaaatttTCTCTTTATTCCTTTTCTGCTTGCTTCGGCTATTAGTGGGTAAGATATTTTACATCGtctacgtaaataaaataaaaatgcatcTTATTAAAGTGACAAAATATTTGTTGTAGGAGTGAACACGGAGCTGTTAGACACGCTCTTATGCCCTGAGGCAGAGGGTTCTTTATCGAATGTGCCCAGTACAAGTCAAGAAGCGACATCTAGCGAGTCCAAGGAAGGAACGCCCACTCCGACTCATTCGAGGAAGCCAATGCAAAGTTTCAACGCTTTGCTCATTTCGAAACTAATTACGATAGCGCATTTGAGTTGTAAGCCTGGTAAGTTTGGCAGactcttatttttatatttatcttaGAAACTGAGACCAATATCTATTATTTAGTTAGTATTTTAGCATTATCATTCAGCAAAAGTATGCTATTTATATAATCACCCACCCTGCAAATATACACTATTGTTATGGTTTTTATGAGCAAATACTAATTTATATACAGCTGTAAATACAGTGACGTCAATCGTGTAGTGATGCGTCAGTGCAGTTTTTAGTGTCTGTATGATTGTACACGTTTACGACTCATAGTCATCATAATACTATTATGGAAGTTGTTTTGAATTTTGCGTTTATTTAAGTTTCCTCTTTATGTAAAGTCAATGCGTCAAACAGTATTCATATTTTTAGCTCCTTTAGATCAATATACAAATAGTTCAACTGGTTGTGGTATAAATGATTCTGGACTTTGTTCTATCTCAAAAAACTGCCTAGTGACGCTCTATTACTTTAAGCCAGTCCCTTTCGAACCTCAAAAGTCCGCCTAatgaagataataatattatcttcaACTTCTTacattttgtcggccgtttggtgtagtggttcgaaacggactactattccggaggttgcgggttcgattcccgcacagtacaaatagttgtgtgcatgaacatatttgtttgtattggactgggtgttttctatgtataatatgtatgtatttacaaaaaaagaagtaattaaatatgtttatatccgttgtctagtaccatagtaaaagctttgcttggtttgggactagaagcgcagtgtaaaatgtccaaggatatttatttattattattattatttacattctaGCCTGAAAAGTCCTAGTGTTAGTAAGTCTTAGTGACGCTAAAATTATCCGTGTTTTATTGTAGCCTCAAAAGTCCGCCTAGTGACGCTGGAGCTGAGCGTAACGCTCGTCCGCATCGCCATGCGCGGCGCCAGCGGCGTGGTGGGCGCGCGGCACATCGCCTCCGCCGACAGCCTGCGCGGGCGGGCCGCGGCCCTCGCCAGGAACTTCTACAAGTGCGACGACATCTTCCTGGACATGTTCGAGGACGAGTGAGTACATTGTGTGGTGTTAATGACGAGCTGTGTACTTAGTGACACTAGAACAAAGTGTAATATCTAGCGAAGATAGAGCGTAACGCTTCGTGAAGCTAGAGCGTAACGCTTCGTGACGCTAGAGCGTCACACCTAGCGATGCTAGAGCGTAACGCCTAGCGACTGAAGAGCGTAATAGTGACACTAGAGCGTAATAGTAACGCTAGAGCGCAATAGTGACTCTAGAGCGTAACGCCTAGTGACTAGAGCGTGATAGTGACACTAGAGCGTGATAGTGACGCTCGAGCTTAGTATGACCCTTCCTGACGCTAGTGACACTCGAATTAAGTATGACACTTAGTGACAAGAGACCTAAGTATGACACTAGTGACGCTAGAGCTAACTATAACACACTCGGTGACGCTCGAGCTCAGTATAACGCCTAGTGACGCTGGAGCTGAGCGTAACGCTCGTCCGCATCGCCATGCGCGGCGCCAGCGGCGTGGTGGGCGCGCGGCACATCGCCTCCGCCGACAGCCTGCGCGGGCGGGCCGCGGCCCTCGCCAGGAACTTCTACAAGTGCGACGACATCTTCCTGGACATGTTCGAGGACGAGTGAGTACATTGTGTGGTGTTGATGACGAGCAGTGTGTTTAGTGACGCTAGAGCGTAACGCCTAGTGACTAAGAGCGTAATAGTGACACTAGGGCGTAATAGTGACACTAGAGCGTAATAGTGACACTAGAGCGTAATAGTGACGCTAGAGCGTAAATAGTGACGCTAGAGCGTAATAGTGACGCTAGAGCGTAATAGTGACGCTAGAGCGTACCGCCTATAATGACTCAAGAGTGTAATAGTGACGCTACAGCGTGATAGTGACGCTCGAGCGTGATAGTGACGCTCGAGCTTAGTATGATACTTACTGACGCTAGTGACGCTCGAGCTAAGTATGACACTTAGTGACACTCGAGCTAGGTATGACGTTTAATGACACTTAGTGACACTCGATCTAAGTATGACACTTAGTGACGAGAGACCTAAGTATGACACTAGTGACGCTAGAGCTAACTATGACACACTCGGTGACGCTCGAGCTCAGTATAACGCCTAGTGACGCTGGAGCTGAGCGTAACGCTCGTCCGCATCGCCATGCGCGGCGCCAGCGGCGTGGTGGGCGCGCGGCACATCGCCTCCGCCGACAGCCTGCGCGGGCGGGCCGCGGCCCTCGCCAGGAACTTCTACAAGTGCGACGACATCTTCCTGGACATGTTCGAGGACGAGTGAGTACATTGTGTGACGTTAATGATGAGCAGTGTGCTTAGTGACACTAGAACAAAGTGTAATATCTAGCGAAGATAGAGCGTAACGCTTCGTGAAGCTAGAGCGTAACGCTTCGTGACGCTAGAGCGTCACACCTAGCGACGCTAGAGCGTAATAGTGACACTAGAGCGTAATAGTAACGCTAGAGCGTAATAGTGACTCTAGAGCGTAACGCCTACTGACTAGAGCGTGATAGTGACACTAGAGCGTGATAGTGACGCTCGAGCTTAGTATGACACTTCCTGACGCTAGTGACACTCGAATTAAGTATGACACTTAGTGACGAGAGACCTAAGTATGACACTAGTGACGCTAGAGCTAACTATAACACACTTGGTGACGCTCGAGCTCAGTATAACGCCTAGTGACGCTGGAGCTGAGCGTAACGCTCGTCCGCATCGCCATGCGCGGCGCCAGCGGCGTGGTGGGCGCGCGGCACATCGCCTCCGCCGACAGCCTGCGCGGGCGGGCCGCGGCCCTCGCCAGGAACTTCTACAAGTGCGACGACATCTTCCTGGACATGTTCGAGGACGAGTGAGTACATTGTGTGATGTTAATGATGAGCAGTGTGTTTAGTGACGCTAGAGCGCAACGCCTAGTGACTCGAAGAGCGTTGTAGCGGCACTAGAGCGTAATAGTGACGCCAGAGCGTAACGCCTAGTGACTCAAGAGCGTAATAAAGACACTAGAGCGTAACGCCTAGTGACTAGAGCGTGATAGTGACACTAGAGCGTGATAGTGACGCTCGAGCTTAGTATGACACTTCCTGACGCTAGTGA
This window of the Ostrinia nubilalis chromosome 9, ilOstNubi1.1, whole genome shotgun sequence genome carries:
- the LOC135074652 gene encoding protein CLEC16A homolog, translating into MFRSRSWFGASWGRPKNPHSLERLKYLHNILCKNTTVSESNRGTLVESLRCIAEILIWGDQNDSSVFDFFLEKNMLSYFLKIMRQKCGGSSYVCVQLLQTLNILFENIRNETSLYYLLSNNHVNSIIVHKFDFSDEEVMAYYISFLKTLSLKLNNHTIHFFYNEHTKDFPLYTEAIKFFNHNESMVRIAVRTLTLNVYRVQDASMLRFIRDRTAAPYFSNLVWFIGKHILELDACVRNDADHQSQQKLDDLVAEHLDHLHYINDILCLNIPDLNDVLTEHLLHKLLVPLYIYSLTSDPSRRPNTSPYNRDHIQSIEAITRNLEAILKGKNAEVSPTRMTFPRHRNESEDEVKPSVSCVVSLFLLSQVFLIITHGPIVHALAWIILQSDMSVFEDGATKILEMYISNAKSNVKLEFSKPQLSLEKALESTSGHERDYTTPEYGGPKVFGSEDTDQSSCDLDPELVSTSLPSTSHISETSSIAHDSTEDLVTQVHSLKSDITVKQNMPDSPLPDSGIESSSSKTEFNNITDEEKQKLLAVSHAANEKLSLENLLENQSKEVEKRPFLKTILDSLDCSENDYKALFALCLLFALINNKGVNTELLDTLLCPEAEGSLSNVPSTSQEATSSESKEGTPTPTHSRKPMQSFNALLISKLITIAHLSCKPASKVRLVTLELSVTLVRIAMRGASGVVGARHIASADSLRGRAAALARNFYKCDDIFLDMFEDEYCEMSKRPLNVEWLCMDAAILLPPTRTPMSGIAFAKRLPSGEMERARRAIRTFFLIRDLYLKLTGKPENQLPLTNPAPFVQVGDILDLNDSDLISCDIIQKDGTCHHRFLAVDNIQIILVEPDKQKLGWGVAKLVGSLQDLEIQGDKEDPRCLHLTIHKPRVGASGALPRTVLLRAKFKFDDHIRSMAAKQRLTKGRTKSRQKKMQQIGRLLEVSGMAAPALAPRHRPLFTRPAGLTAIRRSTGGDGDEPERRLRRPSAHMLKDGIVVYRERTTSRERLVQQLSPLFLNFSISRSSSTHGSREGSPRSRSEEIPLEDIRRNAASTSSTPTVSIPQTSYQSQPSTSALAKTSTISSEETSFISGEAPRPKRKGIVETI